In Chitinophaga nivalis, a single genomic region encodes these proteins:
- a CDS encoding YdcF family protein, whose amino-acid sequence MYSLKKYIVLGALLFLYLPYVAGQSATPDRHYKFLNSRHVLQDKNFYLFTLLEQLPAVKKAVAADTTLKRIGEQYRQRISGAVTGAEVSSLTSPFVFSPQVQHQVTESFARLWLTHPAEMKALLQQMRSSGLFQLYAGFTDEALLARACEDAGKGVSYIINAYTTNEGFRYPKIDSAAWYVKAPAYKQAVAQLLQQLKKDNRSQQLFFRPSLDLALGLLLLNKHDEAARYEPLMATNQEAYTHLKSIDWNKYTYSALLILGAGPSDNAPISEACKNRCRMGADMFRKGMAPGIIVSGGHVHPFGTPYAEAVEMKKYLVNELKVPAAAVILEPYARHTTTNVRNAARIAWRSGIPVDKRMMCVSDALHLSYVTSRMFEQRSQEELGYLPAADIQQGELFFISFVPDIRCLQADARDPLDP is encoded by the coding sequence ATGTATAGTCTGAAGAAGTATATCGTCCTGGGAGCCTTACTATTCCTGTATTTGCCCTATGTAGCAGGTCAATCGGCCACACCGGACCGGCATTATAAATTTTTAAACAGCCGGCATGTTTTACAGGATAAAAACTTTTACCTGTTTACTTTACTGGAACAGCTGCCGGCCGTGAAAAAGGCTGTGGCAGCGGATACTACGCTGAAACGGATAGGAGAGCAATACCGGCAACGTATATCCGGGGCCGTTACCGGAGCGGAAGTGAGCTCCCTCACCAGCCCGTTTGTATTTTCCCCGCAGGTGCAGCATCAGGTAACGGAAAGTTTCGCTCGTTTATGGCTTACACATCCGGCGGAAATGAAAGCACTGCTGCAGCAAATGCGGAGCAGTGGCTTGTTTCAGCTGTATGCCGGCTTTACGGATGAAGCCTTACTGGCCCGGGCATGTGAAGATGCCGGGAAAGGCGTCAGCTATATCATCAATGCCTATACGACAAACGAGGGCTTCCGTTATCCTAAAATAGATTCGGCTGCCTGGTATGTAAAAGCACCGGCTTATAAACAGGCCGTAGCCCAGTTGCTGCAGCAGCTGAAAAAAGACAACCGTTCGCAGCAGCTCTTCTTCCGTCCTTCGCTGGACCTGGCACTGGGCCTGTTGCTGCTGAATAAACATGATGAAGCGGCACGTTATGAACCTTTAATGGCGACTAACCAGGAAGCCTACACGCACCTGAAAAGCATCGACTGGAATAAATATACCTATTCGGCCCTCCTGATTTTAGGCGCCGGCCCATCGGATAACGCACCTATCAGCGAAGCCTGCAAGAACCGCTGCCGGATGGGCGCTGATATGTTCCGGAAAGGTATGGCGCCGGGCATCATAGTATCCGGCGGACATGTACATCCCTTTGGTACGCCTTATGCAGAAGCGGTGGAAATGAAGAAATACCTGGTCAATGAGCTGAAAGTACCGGCTGCTGCCGTTATCCTGGAGCCTTATGCACGACATACCACTACCAATGTGCGGAATGCCGCCCGCATCGCGTGGCGCAGCGGTATACCGGTTGATAAAAGAATGATGTGCGTGTCAGATGCCCTGCATCTCAGCTATGTGACCAGCCGGATGTTTGAACAACGCAGCCAGGAAGAACTGGGCTACCTGCCGGCGGCAGACATCCAACAAGGTGAATTGTTTTTCATCAGCTTTGTGCCGGATATCCGCTGTTTACAGGCCGATGCCCGCGATCCGCTCGATCCTTGA
- a CDS encoding ATP-binding protein: MSKIYERKTFVRYAALISMVIILMTFFMIIFLRKRASEQLSTVVKHLVTIKTDAGHIDRAVQLLYAADNNFRLYTLTYDKQYLNTYIHQLKAIAAHVDTAVGKETSQQQLQNLMADKAEKTQLFIRGKQYIDSLLHLSLQWDTTAMAPGPQLSNIVVTRQRPADTIIMAAPTPVKQKKLFGRLKDAISNKTPKNNPQQTQIIKYGKPSEQTVQAMNKAQLQQIQEAYQRFIRETASGHANLNRKEYALIIANQRLFTELEHMLAGIKQSMLDETDKKRWELSRDIDHSLNSIDQHSIWEVPLILLLAGIIIYGIFRLYRYDLALFRAKQQAEKFARQKSDFVATMSHEIRTPVQSLLGYASMLEAEQQGETVSAIRHSAEMLLSVVNNVLDYTRMETDRPILRQDKFSPRTAIEEVCNSLRIQADMKSLTLVCNIYFPTTLQVIGDAFRLKQVVINLVANAIKFTHKGTVTITAHVRDGNQLQVSVKDTGVGISPTELPLIFDPFAQGDQGFHKGSGLGLHISRKIIDLHQGNIRVESLPGRGSTFYFDIRYQVVQQSPATKKITLPVSNTPTAATIPADTRLLVVEDSILNQKLLAFMLDRLQASYRIVSSAEEALQIFKAETFDIILTDIDLPGMDGIMLTHEIRQLPDRQKAAVAIIAISGNVLEDDIALYLRSGLNDCIMKPYREEDILEKVMAHRQNSEGIPH; the protein is encoded by the coding sequence ATGTCTAAGATCTACGAAAGAAAAACCTTTGTGCGTTATGCCGCTCTGATATCAATGGTCATTATCCTCATGACATTTTTCATGATCATTTTTCTGAGAAAGCGGGCTTCAGAACAACTGAGTACAGTCGTTAAACACCTGGTGACCATTAAAACAGATGCAGGTCATATTGATCGGGCCGTACAGCTGTTGTATGCAGCAGATAATAATTTCCGGTTATATACCCTCACTTACGATAAACAGTATCTCAACACCTATATACATCAGTTGAAAGCCATTGCTGCGCATGTAGACACGGCAGTAGGTAAAGAAACTTCGCAGCAGCAGCTGCAAAATCTGATGGCCGATAAGGCAGAAAAAACGCAGTTGTTTATCCGCGGCAAACAATACATCGACTCCTTGCTGCACCTGTCGTTGCAATGGGATACCACCGCGATGGCGCCCGGGCCACAACTCAGCAATATTGTGGTTACCCGGCAACGGCCGGCCGATACCATCATTATGGCGGCCCCCACCCCGGTTAAACAAAAAAAACTGTTCGGTCGCCTGAAAGATGCCATCAGCAATAAAACCCCGAAAAACAATCCGCAGCAAACGCAGATTATAAAATACGGTAAGCCCTCCGAGCAAACCGTACAAGCCATGAACAAGGCGCAGCTGCAGCAAATCCAGGAAGCCTATCAGCGGTTTATCCGCGAAACCGCCAGCGGCCACGCGAATCTGAACCGGAAAGAATATGCGCTGATCATCGCCAATCAGCGGTTGTTTACGGAGCTGGAACACATGCTGGCCGGGATCAAACAAAGCATGCTGGACGAAACCGATAAAAAACGCTGGGAACTCAGCCGCGATATCGACCATTCTCTCAACAGCATTGACCAGCATAGTATCTGGGAAGTGCCGCTCATCCTGTTGCTGGCCGGCATTATCATCTATGGCATTTTCCGGTTGTACCGCTATGACCTGGCCCTTTTCCGGGCCAAACAGCAGGCAGAAAAATTTGCCCGGCAGAAAAGTGACTTTGTAGCTACCATGAGCCATGAAATCCGGACCCCGGTGCAATCGCTGCTGGGATATGCCAGCATGCTGGAAGCAGAACAGCAAGGCGAAACGGTATCGGCTATACGCCACTCTGCAGAAATGTTATTGTCTGTTGTCAACAATGTACTGGACTATACCCGCATGGAAACAGACCGTCCTATCCTGCGCCAGGACAAGTTTTCACCCCGTACAGCCATTGAAGAAGTTTGCAATAGTTTGCGTATCCAGGCAGATATGAAATCCCTGACATTGGTGTGCAATATCTATTTTCCTACTACCTTGCAGGTTATTGGGGATGCTTTCCGGCTAAAACAGGTAGTCATCAACCTGGTCGCCAACGCTATCAAATTCACGCATAAAGGTACTGTCACCATCACGGCACACGTGCGTGACGGCAACCAGTTACAGGTGAGTGTGAAAGATACCGGCGTAGGCATTTCCCCCACGGAGCTACCATTAATATTCGATCCTTTTGCGCAGGGCGATCAGGGCTTCCACAAAGGAAGTGGCCTGGGATTACACATCTCCAGGAAAATCATCGACCTGCATCAGGGCAACATCCGGGTAGAGAGCTTACCGGGCAGAGGGTCCACTTTTTATTTTGATATACGGTACCAGGTGGTGCAACAATCCCCTGCTACCAAAAAAATTACATTACCAGTGAGCAACACTCCTACAGCCGCCACCATACCGGCAGATACCAGATTATTAGTTGTGGAAGACAGTATCCTCAATCAGAAATTACTCGCATTCATGCTGGACAGGCTACAGGCATCCTACCGGATTGTTTCCTCTGCAGAAGAAGCGTTACAGATATTCAAAGCAGAAACATTCGATATTATCCTCACCGATATTGATTTACCGGGCATGGACGGGATCATGCTCACCCACGAAATCCGGCAGCTGCCGGACCGTCAGAAAGCGGCCGTGGCTATTATCGCTATTTCCGGTAATGTACTGGAAGATGACATTGCCCTATACCTGCGTTCCGGCCTCAATGATTGTATCATGAAACCTTACCGGGAAGAAGATATCCTCGAAAAGGTAATGGCACACCGGCAGAACAGCGAGGGGATTCCGCATTAG
- a CDS encoding uracil-DNA glycosylase family protein, which produces MTFADHIIHFNSHLHFDGTLPDGIRMMNPFREGPGIMEIMTQFYKKFYNDQQPRQLILGINPGRLGSGATGVPFTDTKRMAEKCGIIIPGLKTHEPSSVFVYDVIAAYGGVVPFYRQFYISSVCPLGFTALQADGKEINYNYYDSKALTKATYDFIVASLWEQLKWNISREVCYCMGTGKNSAFLQALNEKEHFFKKIVPLEHPRFVMQYRAKTVSDYVDKYLTAFAANA; this is translated from the coding sequence ATGACTTTTGCTGATCACATTATACATTTCAACAGCCACCTGCACTTCGACGGTACGCTTCCGGATGGCATACGCATGATGAATCCCTTCCGGGAGGGGCCGGGGATTATGGAAATAATGACACAGTTCTACAAAAAATTCTACAATGATCAGCAGCCCCGGCAGCTGATACTGGGCATTAATCCCGGCAGGCTGGGTTCGGGTGCTACCGGTGTACCATTTACAGATACCAAACGTATGGCGGAAAAATGCGGGATCATCATCCCCGGGCTTAAAACCCATGAACCGTCTTCCGTGTTCGTATATGACGTGATAGCTGCCTATGGCGGCGTAGTGCCTTTTTACCGGCAGTTTTATATCAGCTCGGTATGTCCGCTGGGGTTCACCGCCCTGCAGGCAGATGGCAAAGAAATCAATTACAACTACTACGATAGCAAAGCGCTGACAAAAGCCACGTACGACTTCATTGTTGCCAGCCTTTGGGAGCAGCTTAAATGGAATATCAGCCGGGAAGTATGTTATTGTATGGGCACGGGTAAAAACAGCGCCTTTTTACAGGCTCTAAATGAGAAAGAACATTTCTTCAAAAAAATTGTTCCCCTGGAGCATCCCCGTTTTGTGATGCAATACCGGGCCAAAACAGTATCCGATTACGTTGACAAGTACCTGACTGCTTTCGCAGCAAATGCCTGA
- a CDS encoding DUF6881 domain-containing protein, protein MEYLKVSWQHQFDDEPVALYSEINACRLENRKIELYPDGSFGLANTSFHFGGTVLCDTVMPMMEDICDDTQLVPEFISREEFELLWNHYYNYLS, encoded by the coding sequence ATGGAGTACCTCAAAGTATCGTGGCAGCACCAGTTTGATGATGAACCAGTGGCGCTCTATAGTGAAATCAATGCCTGCCGGCTGGAAAACCGTAAAATAGAGCTATATCCGGATGGCAGCTTCGGCCTGGCCAATACCAGCTTCCATTTTGGCGGTACGGTGCTGTGTGATACCGTCATGCCAATGATGGAAGATATCTGCGACGATACCCAGCTGGTGCCGGAGTTCATTTCCCGGGAAGAATTTGAACTGCTGTGGAACCATTACTACAATTATCTGTCCTGA
- a CDS encoding SDR family NAD(P)-dependent oxidoreductase, with protein sequence MRNKIERISILSCGWLGKPLAVHLQQAGYQVKGARTSATGVAELKDLGLDGYVVRLDEEVLEGADAFWEADLLIVNIPPRSRRERGPEAHVGEMKLLRSFIETTAISKVLFISSTSVYADINGLVTEENEELPETPNGESLRTVEKILMESEVFVTTVLRFGGLIGYDRLPTQQSLDTGRRSNDVPMNVIHRDDCIGVIAQVIAKDVWGEIFNACASVHPLRYNYLKAAAKAFNLQLPKKLQPEELPYKIVSSAKLKRMLHYNFIYDDPLSVFNGS encoded by the coding sequence ATGCGTAATAAAATTGAAAGAATCAGTATTCTGAGCTGTGGCTGGCTAGGTAAGCCATTGGCGGTACATTTACAGCAGGCCGGGTATCAGGTAAAAGGCGCCAGAACTTCGGCTACAGGTGTAGCAGAGCTGAAAGACCTGGGGCTGGACGGATATGTGGTCCGGCTGGATGAAGAAGTATTGGAAGGGGCTGATGCCTTTTGGGAAGCAGACCTGCTGATTGTAAATATTCCTCCACGTAGCCGCAGGGAAAGAGGTCCGGAAGCGCATGTGGGTGAAATGAAATTGTTACGCAGTTTTATTGAAACAACGGCTATCAGTAAAGTCTTGTTTATCAGCTCTACCTCTGTATATGCCGATATCAATGGGTTGGTAACGGAAGAAAATGAGGAACTCCCGGAAACGCCTAATGGAGAATCTTTGCGGACAGTAGAAAAAATATTGATGGAGTCGGAGGTGTTTGTTACTACAGTATTGCGTTTCGGAGGCCTGATCGGCTACGATCGCCTGCCCACCCAGCAATCCCTGGATACCGGGCGACGTTCCAATGATGTGCCCATGAATGTGATTCACCGGGATGATTGTATCGGCGTGATCGCACAGGTAATTGCCAAAGATGTTTGGGGCGAGATATTTAATGCCTGCGCCAGCGTGCATCCGTTGCGTTACAATTATCTGAAAGCGGCTGCGAAGGCCTTTAACCTCCAGTTACCCAAAAAACTGCAGCCGGAAGAATTGCCCTATAAAATTGTCAGCTCCGCGAAGTTGAAGCGCATGCTGCATTACAACTTTATTTATGACGATCCGTTGTCTGTTTTCAACGGTAGTTAA
- the cbiB gene encoding adenosylcobinamide-phosphate synthase CbiB — MPLLLGYTADLILGDPRNWPHPIRGYGYLIHTGTRWINRGKGRFLKGALLTIFLCVGVYTLFYVLLQWLWQWPWSYYLVSAVIVFFALANKSLLREGQEVFNILETEGVEAGRRRLAWIVGRDTSQLSPDQIRVAVMESMSENLSDGVIAPLFFYAVLGVPGMMLYKMINTLDSMIGYRNEQYLYFGRFAARLDDVANYVPARITALLMILVARSARAWAFVKKYGPAHASPNAGYPEAALAGILDCRFGGPNTYHGKLVEKPYIGENPRSITHEEFKTVSCINHTVTLLMIVLVSAVYILLFAYPGKG; from the coding sequence GTGCCGTTACTGTTAGGTTATACGGCCGACCTGATATTGGGAGATCCCCGTAACTGGCCGCATCCCATAAGAGGTTATGGTTATCTTATTCATACGGGCACCCGCTGGATTAACCGGGGGAAAGGGCGTTTCCTCAAAGGAGCGTTGCTGACCATTTTTTTATGTGTCGGTGTATATACGTTGTTTTACGTATTGCTACAGTGGCTGTGGCAATGGCCCTGGAGCTATTACCTCGTGAGTGCTGTTATTGTCTTTTTTGCATTGGCCAACAAAAGCCTGCTCCGGGAAGGGCAGGAGGTATTTAATATCCTGGAGACAGAGGGTGTAGAGGCGGGTCGTCGCCGGCTGGCATGGATTGTAGGCCGGGATACCTCGCAGCTGTCGCCGGATCAGATCCGGGTAGCCGTGATGGAGTCGATGTCCGAAAACCTGAGTGATGGCGTCATTGCACCACTGTTCTTTTATGCTGTGCTGGGCGTTCCGGGAATGATGCTGTATAAGATGATCAATACCCTGGATTCCATGATTGGTTACCGCAACGAACAGTATTTATATTTTGGGCGCTTCGCCGCCCGCCTGGATGATGTAGCCAATTATGTGCCTGCCCGTATTACGGCACTGCTGATGATACTGGTAGCGCGCAGCGCACGTGCATGGGCTTTTGTGAAAAAGTATGGCCCGGCGCACGCCAGTCCGAATGCCGGTTATCCGGAAGCTGCATTGGCAGGTATCCTGGATTGCCGTTTTGGCGGCCCTAATACCTACCATGGTAAGTTGGTGGAGAAGCCATATATCGGTGAAAATCCCCGCAGTATTACCCATGAAGAATTTAAAACCGTCAGCTGTATCAATCATACGGTTACGCTCCTGATGATCGTGCTGGTATCAGCTGTTTATATTCTGTTATTTGCCTATCCGGGAAAAGGTTGA
- a CDS encoding pyridoxal phosphate-dependent aminotransferase: MIQGHGDDGYLYDRPVVADFSSNVWRGGLQPGLQQHLATKLPGIAHYPDAGAARLQGMLETQAGLGAEMVMVTNGATEAIYLVAQAFAGATTTIVAPAFAEYADAGKLHRHQLQYLLWDKLTADTRFSSDLVFLCNPNNPTGHALEESALKQLIQGNKHTVFVIDEAYIHFTRQATSLLSHLHHYPNVLVLRSLTKNVCIPGLRLGYVAGRKSLLDRVRAGRMPWAVNSLALEAGYYILEHPADFIIPLDELLADTYRLWENIRQLPEFKVYPTHTHFLLFETLTGTAARLKAWLLEQEGILIRDASNFYGLEQGHCRVACRHPADNDLLTSALYKWTLH, translated from the coding sequence ATGATTCAGGGACATGGAGATGATGGTTATCTGTATGACCGGCCGGTAGTAGCTGATTTCAGCTCTAATGTATGGCGCGGTGGATTACAGCCGGGGTTACAGCAACACCTGGCAACGAAACTGCCAGGTATCGCGCATTACCCCGATGCCGGCGCTGCAAGGCTGCAAGGGATGCTGGAAACGCAGGCCGGACTCGGAGCTGAAATGGTGATGGTAACGAATGGCGCTACAGAAGCCATTTACCTGGTTGCACAGGCTTTTGCCGGCGCCACTACCACGATTGTAGCACCGGCTTTTGCAGAGTATGCAGATGCAGGAAAGCTGCACCGGCATCAGCTGCAATACCTGCTGTGGGATAAGCTGACAGCGGATACCCGGTTCAGTTCAGACCTGGTTTTTCTCTGTAATCCCAACAATCCTACGGGGCATGCCCTGGAGGAGAGCGCCCTGAAACAACTGATCCAGGGTAACAAACACACTGTGTTTGTTATCGATGAAGCATACATACATTTCACCAGACAGGCAACGTCGCTGTTATCGCATCTGCATCATTATCCCAATGTGCTGGTATTGCGGTCGCTGACTAAAAATGTCTGTATTCCCGGACTGAGACTGGGATACGTTGCCGGGCGGAAATCTTTGCTGGACCGGGTAAGAGCGGGCAGGATGCCGTGGGCCGTAAATAGCCTGGCGCTGGAAGCCGGATATTATATCCTGGAACATCCCGCCGATTTTATCATTCCGCTCGATGAACTGCTGGCAGATACCTACCGGCTATGGGAAAATATCCGTCAGCTACCGGAGTTCAAAGTGTATCCTACCCATACACATTTTCTGTTGTTTGAAACCCTGACGGGTACGGCAGCCCGGCTGAAAGCCTGGTTACTGGAACAGGAAGGCATCCTGATCCGCGATGCTTCCAACTTCTATGGGTTGGAACAAGGGCATTGCAGGGTTGCCTGCCGGCATCCGGCTGATAATGATTTACTCACTTCTGCATTGTATAAATGGACGCTGCATTAA
- a CDS encoding cobyric acid synthase, whose protein sequence is MEKNMQLLRPVMFAGTASDVGKSVITAGFCRIFKQDGYTPAPFKAQNMSLNSYATPEGLEIGRAQAVQAEAAGVPCHTDMNPVLLKPTDDKNAQVVLHGKPVGNQSAWEYFMEDDKRALFDEVKQAFNRLSANYNPVVMEGAGSIAEMNLRSRDITNMRIALHAGAAVYLVADIDRGGVFASVYGTLALLPPEEKALIKGIIINKFRGDIRLFEEGRQLLESLTGVPVTGVLPYYHDIYIEEEDSLALSLKHRKQIGGKVNVAVVLLRHMSNFTDFNVLEKDARFNLFYTDNPVEVAEADIIIIPGSKNTIADLVAIRNNGTARAITEAYKRNKIVIGICGGYQMMGQEIADPYGVEGLPGSLPGLGILPVTTVLTKEKTTRQRKFYYRDAERICEGYEIHMGETTCEHPRPLNRLEDGTPDGYAAGATCWGTYLHGILDNEAVVSDLLAACGKTTTEEEFDYRRFREEQYNKLATHIREHLDVAAVYRALSV, encoded by the coding sequence ATGGAAAAAAATATGCAATTACTCCGGCCGGTTATGTTTGCAGGAACGGCGTCAGATGTCGGTAAGAGTGTGATCACTGCCGGCTTTTGCCGTATTTTCAAACAGGATGGCTATACGCCGGCGCCGTTTAAGGCGCAGAACATGTCGCTCAACAGTTATGCTACACCGGAGGGGCTGGAAATAGGTCGTGCACAGGCGGTACAGGCAGAAGCTGCCGGCGTACCCTGTCATACCGATATGAACCCGGTGTTGCTGAAACCTACAGATGATAAAAATGCCCAGGTAGTGCTACACGGGAAGCCGGTAGGAAACCAGTCGGCCTGGGAATATTTTATGGAGGATGATAAGCGGGCCTTATTTGACGAAGTAAAACAGGCTTTCAACCGGTTGTCGGCCAATTATAATCCGGTGGTGATGGAAGGTGCCGGTAGCATTGCAGAAATGAATCTCCGGAGCCGGGATATAACGAATATGCGGATTGCCCTGCATGCAGGTGCCGCTGTATACCTGGTAGCGGATATTGATCGGGGAGGCGTTTTCGCCAGTGTATATGGCACGCTGGCCTTGTTGCCGCCGGAAGAAAAAGCGCTGATAAAAGGTATTATCATCAATAAATTCCGGGGAGATATCCGCCTGTTTGAAGAAGGACGTCAGCTGCTGGAATCCCTTACGGGAGTGCCAGTGACGGGGGTATTACCTTACTACCATGATATTTACATTGAGGAAGAAGATTCGCTGGCCCTGTCGTTGAAACACCGGAAGCAGATAGGCGGAAAAGTGAATGTGGCTGTGGTGTTGTTACGGCATATGTCTAACTTTACCGATTTTAATGTGCTGGAGAAAGATGCCCGGTTCAATCTTTTTTATACGGATAATCCGGTGGAAGTAGCGGAGGCGGATATCATTATTATTCCGGGGAGTAAAAATACTATCGCCGATCTGGTGGCCATCAGAAATAACGGTACGGCCCGTGCTATAACGGAGGCGTATAAACGAAATAAAATAGTGATTGGTATCTGTGGTGGTTACCAGATGATGGGACAGGAAATAGCGGATCCGTATGGGGTGGAAGGATTACCCGGGAGTCTGCCGGGCCTGGGCATTTTACCGGTAACGACAGTGCTGACGAAGGAAAAAACAACCCGGCAGCGGAAGTTTTACTACCGCGATGCCGAACGGATCTGTGAAGGATATGAAATTCATATGGGAGAAACCACCTGTGAACATCCCCGGCCGCTGAACCGGCTGGAGGATGGTACGCCGGATGGCTATGCTGCCGGTGCTACTTGTTGGGGAACCTATCTGCATGGTATCCTCGATAATGAAGCAGTGGTCAGCGACCTGCTCGCCGCATGTGGTAAAACCACAACAGAAGAGGAATTCGATTACCGGCGTTTCCGGGAAGAACAATATAACAAACTGGCAACACATATCCGCGAACATTTGGATGTGGCAGCTGTTTATAGGGCACTCAGCGTATAA
- a CDS encoding cobyrinate a,c-diamide synthase: protein MKPQFLIAAPNSNAGKTTITLTLLRSLQRRGLPVQPFKCGPDYLDPKHHTLAAHRNSINLDAFMMSDSHLLACYAHYTSTAAVSIIEGVMGLFDGAHKMEASSAALAVRLNIPVILVVDASAMAYSAAALLYGYKNFYPALRIAGVIFNFVASPAHYHILAEAATDIGLTPLGYVPELPAIRIPSRHLGLYIPDDPLFETLLDTAADHLEKHIDIDQLLAITTCTAPDLPPAVPVTTGSLRIAVARDAAFNFIYPENIRTLSRLGTITYFSPLQDSQLPAADLLYFPGGYPELHLPALAANTSLLAQLQSYPGKIFAECGGMMYLGQTITASDGSAYPMAGLLPVHTDMRQQQLSIGYRQVIMDDVVLKGHEFHYSQYQLPPSLTETGIRVLNAQGAVQDTPVFRTDRIIASYLHFYFGDHEAGLRKLLGI, encoded by the coding sequence ATGAAACCACAGTTCCTCATCGCCGCTCCCAATAGTAATGCGGGCAAAACGACGATTACGCTTACCCTGCTAAGATCCTTACAGCGACGGGGTTTGCCCGTACAGCCCTTCAAATGCGGACCGGATTATCTGGATCCCAAACATCATACCCTGGCGGCACATCGCAACAGTATCAATCTCGACGCCTTTATGATGTCCGATAGCCACCTGCTGGCATGTTATGCCCATTACACCAGTACGGCAGCAGTCAGCATTATCGAAGGGGTGATGGGTCTGTTTGACGGCGCGCATAAAATGGAAGCCAGCAGCGCTGCGTTGGCTGTCAGGCTCAACATCCCTGTTATACTGGTCGTCGACGCAAGTGCCATGGCCTATTCTGCCGCCGCCTTACTGTACGGTTATAAAAACTTTTATCCTGCCCTCCGGATCGCCGGCGTCATTTTCAATTTCGTGGCCTCTCCCGCTCATTATCATATACTGGCCGAAGCAGCCACTGATATTGGCCTCACCCCACTAGGCTATGTACCGGAGCTACCAGCCATCCGTATTCCTTCGCGGCACCTGGGTCTCTATATCCCGGATGACCCGCTCTTCGAAACACTGCTCGATACCGCTGCGGATCACCTGGAAAAACATATCGACATTGATCAGCTGCTGGCCATCACCACCTGCACTGCGCCCGATTTACCTCCGGCAGTACCGGTTACCACGGGTTCTTTACGTATTGCCGTTGCCCGCGATGCCGCATTTAATTTTATCTATCCGGAAAATATACGCACGCTGTCCCGGCTCGGTACTATCACCTATTTCAGTCCTTTGCAAGACAGCCAGCTGCCCGCAGCAGACCTGCTGTATTTTCCCGGTGGCTACCCCGAGCTACATCTTCCGGCATTAGCCGCTAATACTTCCCTGTTAGCACAGCTACAATCCTACCCGGGTAAAATATTTGCCGAATGTGGTGGCATGATGTACCTCGGACAAACCATTACCGCCAGTGATGGCAGCGCCTATCCCATGGCCGGGCTGTTGCCGGTACACACCGACATGCGGCAGCAACAGCTTTCTATCGGTTATCGTCAGGTGATCATGGATGATGTAGTCCTGAAAGGACATGAATTTCACTATTCACAATATCAGCTTCCCCCTTCCCTAACGGAAACGGGCATACGCGTATTAAATGCGCAGGGAGCCGTGCAGGATACACCCGTGTTCCGGACTGACCGGATTATTGCCAGCTACCTTCATTTTTATTTTGGCGATCACGAGGCAGGACTTCGCAAATTGCTGGGCATATAA